In Microvenator marinus, one genomic interval encodes:
- a CDS encoding endonuclease: protein MHRLLILFLLLGLGCSSPEPKGDPNPPVEDMSTEEDFGEEDMEPDFVEEPNNDDVFEPYDFPDSIPVSGARFSGHVDANQRATIKLEASASDALVIWFRNTGESSWGPGLSLFREGSQSRIAYSFPQQGDASIPWDEADISDGFVLFSSGTYDLVVENRTDVQGKFEFELICLDGPCRQALADTDQDGVPDAEDNCPFVENPGQEDSNSNGQGDACEGVDPFPGLSNAQLEAAMRERHSATHTVLDYRDARQFMFSAIDNEDGRVECVYTGTLVETRGIPDGQVMNTEHIWPQSRGGDGLARSDLHHLAPATPDSNIQRSNLYLGVVNSATWEEGGSKRGSDSSGDTRFEPRDEQKGKSARAMFYVAVMYQLDIPAHEENVLRDWHQRFPPTEVEAARNRSVSMYQGSRNPFIENPELVGRISDF, encoded by the coding sequence ATGCATCGTTTGTTGATTTTGTTTTTGCTCTTGGGACTCGGCTGTTCTTCTCCAGAGCCCAAGGGAGACCCTAATCCTCCTGTCGAAGACATGAGTACGGAAGAGGATTTTGGCGAAGAGGACATGGAGCCTGATTTCGTCGAAGAGCCCAACAATGACGATGTGTTTGAGCCTTATGATTTTCCCGATTCAATCCCTGTTTCGGGCGCGAGGTTTTCGGGTCACGTCGATGCAAATCAACGCGCAACCATCAAATTAGAAGCCTCCGCATCAGATGCGCTCGTAATCTGGTTTCGGAACACCGGAGAATCAAGCTGGGGTCCCGGTCTAAGCCTTTTCCGAGAAGGCTCTCAGAGCCGCATCGCCTACTCGTTTCCCCAACAAGGCGACGCCTCGATTCCCTGGGACGAGGCAGATATCTCTGACGGATTTGTGCTCTTTAGCTCGGGCACTTACGACCTCGTGGTCGAAAACCGAACAGACGTTCAAGGCAAGTTTGAGTTCGAGTTGATTTGCCTCGATGGCCCTTGCCGTCAGGCGCTTGCGGACACTGACCAAGACGGTGTTCCCGATGCCGAAGACAACTGCCCGTTTGTGGAGAATCCGGGCCAAGAAGACTCGAATTCCAATGGTCAAGGGGATGCCTGCGAAGGCGTTGACCCTTTCCCCGGGTTGAGCAACGCCCAACTCGAGGCTGCAATGCGTGAGAGGCACTCGGCCACGCACACGGTGCTCGACTACCGTGATGCGCGGCAATTTATGTTCTCGGCAATCGACAACGAGGACGGAAGGGTGGAATGCGTCTACACCGGGACGCTGGTGGAGACGCGCGGCATCCCGGACGGACAAGTGATGAACACCGAGCATATCTGGCCGCAATCCAGAGGTGGCGATGGTCTGGCCCGTAGTGATTTGCACCATCTCGCGCCGGCAACGCCCGATTCCAACATTCAGCGTAGCAACCTTTATCTTGGCGTTGTGAATTCAGCGACATGGGAGGAAGGTGGCTCCAAGCGCGGCAGCGACTCCTCGGGAGATACCCGATTTGAGCCGCGGGATGAACAAAAAGGAAAGTCCGCGCGAGCCATGTTCTACGTGGCAGTGATGTATCAGCTCGATATCCCTGCTCATGAAGAAAACGTTCTCAGAGATTGGCATCAGCGTTTTCCGCCTACCGAGGTCGAAGCGGCCAGAAATCGCAGCGTGTCCATGTACCAAGGCTCTCGAAATCCCTTCATCGAAAACCCAGAATTGGTGGGGCGAATTTCGGACTTCTAA
- a CDS encoding VOC family protein: MKKLSVHHIALGAQDPQRVAEFYTHYFGAPELRRNYYPDGSLRSIWLDLDFVLMVEHISESERPEEHSSGMRPGMFLIALSVDAQQRINLETAWAADGVQVDQKTEFTTYARDPEANRVAISTYPFEERS; the protein is encoded by the coding sequence TTGAAGAAACTTAGCGTTCATCACATTGCACTGGGCGCCCAAGATCCTCAGCGAGTTGCGGAGTTCTACACGCATTATTTCGGGGCGCCCGAACTACGCAGAAACTACTACCCGGACGGTAGCTTACGCTCGATTTGGTTGGACTTGGACTTTGTCCTCATGGTGGAACATATCTCGGAGTCCGAGCGTCCCGAAGAGCACTCAAGCGGGATGCGCCCAGGAATGTTTCTCATTGCATTAAGTGTGGATGCCCAGCAGCGCATCAACCTGGAGACCGCGTGGGCGGCTGATGGTGTTCAGGTAGACCAGAAGACCGAGTTCACCACGTACGCACGCGACCCAGAAGCAAATCGTGTGGCCATTTCCACGTACCCATTTGAGGAGAGATCATGA
- a CDS encoding AMP-dependent synthetase/ligase, translating to MNYDSIVERLYAHAHLTPGRAALWYKDQRTWKNYTWEAYAKAITRFAGALISLGFEAGGCTAIIGNNSPEWLIADIGTMAAGGCPAGIYQTSTQEQAFYVADHCEAEVLVVEDLGLFHALGLDQNRGKLSKVKKFVLIRDAEKVDADDVMSFEEFLALGDAHEADVAQRRAAIKPEDLATLIYTSGTTGPPKGVMLSHENLAWTARRAVEAVGEVGEDDCVVSYLPLSHIAEQMFSIHLAITAGYPIWCCDDISKVKETLVVARPTLFLAVPRVWEKFRVALEARFSEATGPKRKILDLSLKTGRDVGEKVVEKGIAGLSLPERAQFELAQRLFGNKLKAALGLDRLKVAVSGAAPIGKDVLDFFLATGIIIHEVYGQSEGSGPSSFNFPRPGERRIGSVGKAFPGAEIKIAEDGEILVKGKNVFKGYFKDPESTSETLIDGWLHSGDVGRLDGEGFLYITDRKKDLLITAGGKNVAPQNIEAKLREIDGISQAFVIGDRRKFLSALLTLDPERAPALARERGWPEDLDSLATHVDFLAHVDHGVEKANAALARYESVRKYKVLANDFTTESGELTPTQKMKRKVINENHADIIESLYEGLD from the coding sequence ATGAACTACGATTCTATCGTTGAGAGACTCTATGCTCACGCGCATTTGACGCCCGGGCGTGCAGCGCTCTGGTACAAGGACCAGCGCACCTGGAAGAACTACACGTGGGAAGCCTACGCAAAGGCCATCACTCGGTTTGCAGGGGCCCTGATTTCGCTCGGGTTCGAGGCTGGCGGTTGCACAGCGATCATTGGCAACAACTCTCCAGAATGGCTGATTGCCGACATTGGAACCATGGCGGCGGGTGGTTGCCCGGCGGGAATCTATCAGACGAGCACACAGGAGCAGGCATTCTACGTCGCTGACCACTGCGAGGCCGAGGTGCTGGTCGTGGAAGACTTGGGGCTCTTTCACGCTTTGGGACTCGACCAGAACCGCGGGAAGCTCTCCAAGGTCAAGAAGTTTGTGCTGATACGTGATGCCGAGAAGGTCGACGCCGACGACGTCATGTCGTTCGAAGAATTTTTGGCGCTTGGCGACGCACATGAGGCCGACGTCGCGCAGCGTCGCGCCGCCATAAAGCCCGAGGACCTGGCCACGCTCATCTACACAAGCGGCACAACAGGACCTCCTAAGGGTGTGATGCTCTCACACGAGAACCTGGCCTGGACGGCACGCCGTGCTGTAGAAGCCGTGGGCGAGGTGGGCGAGGACGATTGTGTGGTGTCGTATTTGCCGCTCTCTCATATTGCCGAGCAGATGTTCTCTATTCATCTGGCGATCACAGCGGGCTATCCGATTTGGTGCTGTGACGATATCTCCAAAGTCAAAGAGACGCTCGTTGTGGCGCGCCCCACTCTATTTCTGGCCGTACCGCGCGTGTGGGAGAAATTCCGCGTTGCCCTCGAAGCCAGATTTTCTGAGGCCACCGGCCCAAAACGCAAAATCCTCGACCTCTCTCTAAAGACCGGAAGAGATGTGGGTGAAAAGGTTGTCGAAAAAGGAATTGCGGGCCTTAGCCTTCCAGAACGCGCACAATTCGAGCTCGCCCAACGACTCTTTGGAAACAAACTCAAAGCCGCACTCGGTCTAGACAGGCTAAAAGTAGCCGTTTCGGGAGCGGCCCCTATCGGCAAGGACGTCCTCGATTTCTTCCTCGCAACGGGCATCATCATCCACGAAGTCTATGGGCAGTCCGAAGGGAGTGGACCATCCTCCTTTAACTTCCCGCGCCCGGGAGAGCGTCGGATTGGTTCGGTGGGAAAGGCCTTCCCTGGAGCCGAGATCAAGATCGCCGAAGATGGAGAAATCCTTGTGAAGGGTAAGAACGTTTTCAAAGGATACTTCAAAGATCCTGAGTCTACGTCCGAGACGCTGATCGATGGTTGGCTTCATTCCGGCGACGTGGGACGGCTGGACGGCGAAGGGTTCCTCTACATCACAGATCGCAAGAAGGACCTCTTGATCACCGCCGGAGGTAAGAATGTGGCGCCCCAGAATATTGAGGCGAAGCTTCGAGAAATCGACGGAATCAGCCAGGCTTTTGTGATTGGCGACCGCCGAAAGTTTCTAAGCGCCCTTTTGACTCTGGACCCTGAGCGTGCCCCAGCACTTGCTCGTGAGCGAGGCTGGCCAGAAGACCTGGATTCGTTGGCGACTCATGTGGATTTTCTGGCCCATGTAGATCACGGCGTCGAAAAAGCCAACGCGGCGCTTGCGAGGTACGAGTCCGTTCGAAAATACAAAGTGTTGGCGAATGATTTCACGACTGAATCCGGTGAGCTCACGCCTACTCAAAAAATGAAGCGCAAGGTCATCAACGAAAATCACGCTGATATCATTGAGAGTCTCTACGAGGGTCTGGACTAA
- the bcp gene encoding thioredoxin-dependent thiol peroxidase, producing MAENPKLNVGDAVPTFSAESDDAGTVSSKDLKGKKYVLYFYPKDMTPGCTTQACDFNDNLGHFKELGYEVYGVSPDSVASHEQFRKKHDLGFTLLADPEHKLAESFGVWREKKNYGKTYIGLVRSTFFVGEDGKISAIYDNVRAKGHVAKLLREMA from the coding sequence ATGGCTGAAAACCCTAAACTCAATGTCGGAGACGCCGTTCCAACCTTCAGTGCCGAGTCGGATGACGCAGGCACGGTCTCATCAAAAGATCTCAAAGGTAAAAAGTACGTACTCTACTTCTACCCCAAAGATATGACGCCGGGATGCACCACACAGGCTTGCGACTTCAATGACAACCTCGGGCACTTCAAAGAGCTCGGCTACGAGGTCTACGGCGTCTCTCCGGATAGCGTCGCCTCGCACGAGCAATTTCGAAAAAAACACGACCTTGGCTTCACGCTCTTGGCCGATCCAGAACACAAATTAGCTGAATCGTTTGGCGTGTGGCGGGAGAAGAAGAATTACGGAAAGACGTATATCGGTCTTGTTCGCTCTACGTTTTTTGTGGGCGAGGACGGAAAGATTAGCGCGATCTACGACAACGTTCGCGCCAAGGGACATGTCGCGAAGCTCCTAAGAGAAATGGCGTGA
- a CDS encoding PEGA domain-containing protein: protein MMNANTAWNLGIAMAAVLVLILSVIMGLDAQRAFVGTEKAEAHPEFVAHVAPDSVPFEAVEDLAESEPILVESAEEDLVGQTSKKQKKTTLKPAVLQVVANFQKSEVTVNGIPYPSYFEPDEPEGVVLPAGGPYDVRVTHAGKTKAYKVYLKPYETRLLIVEIPGFSGTAPVAAKPAPRAAPKPEEEKKEGADPGKITVYSKPPGTIIIDGKNTGEKTPGTVESENGRHEVQVQYDGGEISEKKIVRVRDGSRIKLFFRERTTP from the coding sequence ATGATGAACGCGAACACAGCTTGGAATTTGGGAATCGCAATGGCCGCCGTGCTGGTCCTGATCCTCTCTGTGATCATGGGGCTCGATGCTCAGCGCGCTTTTGTGGGGACAGAGAAGGCTGAGGCTCACCCAGAGTTCGTGGCACATGTTGCGCCCGATTCGGTACCATTTGAAGCCGTCGAGGATCTGGCCGAGTCCGAGCCAATTTTGGTCGAATCTGCAGAAGAAGACTTGGTGGGTCAAACTTCCAAGAAACAGAAAAAGACAACCCTAAAGCCGGCCGTGCTCCAAGTGGTAGCGAACTTCCAAAAATCAGAGGTCACCGTAAACGGCATCCCTTACCCAAGCTATTTTGAACCTGATGAACCCGAAGGCGTTGTTCTACCCGCAGGTGGACCATATGATGTTCGGGTCACGCACGCAGGAAAGACAAAGGCGTACAAGGTCTACCTGAAACCGTACGAGACGCGCCTATTGATCGTGGAGATTCCAGGGTTCTCGGGAACGGCACCCGTGGCGGCTAAACCTGCGCCTCGGGCAGCACCAAAGCCTGAAGAAGAGAAAAAAGAAGGCGCTGATCCCGGAAAAATCACCGTCTACTCAAAGCCCCCCGGCACCATCATTATCGACGGAAAGAACACGGGTGAAAAAACCCCCGGAACCGTAGAGTCCGAAAACGGGCGCCACGAAGTTCAGGTCCAGTATGATGGGGGTGAGATTTCGGAGAAGAAGATCGTCCGCGTCAGAGACGGATCTCGAATCAAGCTCTTCTTCCGCGAACGGACTACGCCTTAA
- the ychF gene encoding redox-regulated ATPase YchF, with translation MSVSAGIVGLPNVGKSTTYNALTNAGAESANYPFCTIDPNKGVVAVPDPRLKRIQKYIPTDRVIPAAVDIWDIAGLVRGASKGEGRGNKFLADIREVDAILHVVRCFDDPNVTHVDGSVSPIRDIETIELELILADAQSVEKRLDKTRRAAKSGDKTEIARLEVLEKIHAALDQGMPARKVSLDPQEEALIYDSHLLTLKPVLYVANVAEDDLDGNSEHVAKVRQYAEETNASVVTICGTIEAELAQLSEEDRQEMLDGLGIEEPALHVLIRATYSLLGLRSFFTAGVQEIRAWTIYEGYTAPQAAGVIHTDFEKRFIRAEVFTLEDLEQYGSEAGIKAAGKLRLEGKEYMVKDGDIMHFRHNA, from the coding sequence ATGAGTGTTTCTGCGGGTATTGTCGGTCTTCCTAATGTCGGAAAGTCCACTACGTATAACGCGTTGACCAACGCGGGGGCTGAATCGGCAAACTATCCTTTTTGCACGATCGACCCCAATAAGGGCGTGGTTGCTGTTCCAGACCCACGATTAAAACGCATCCAGAAGTATATTCCGACCGATCGCGTCATCCCAGCCGCTGTGGATATTTGGGATATTGCGGGCTTGGTTCGAGGCGCGTCAAAAGGTGAAGGGCGCGGCAATAAATTCCTTGCAGATATTCGCGAAGTCGACGCGATCTTGCACGTCGTTCGTTGTTTTGACGACCCGAACGTCACGCACGTTGATGGAAGCGTCAGCCCGATTCGTGACATTGAAACGATTGAGCTGGAACTCATTTTGGCGGATGCACAATCCGTAGAAAAGCGCCTCGACAAGACCAGAAGGGCGGCAAAGAGCGGAGACAAGACCGAGATCGCTCGTCTGGAGGTTTTGGAGAAAATCCATGCCGCGCTCGATCAGGGCATGCCAGCACGAAAGGTGAGTCTCGACCCGCAGGAAGAGGCGTTGATCTATGATTCACACCTCTTGACGCTCAAGCCCGTGCTCTATGTAGCCAACGTGGCTGAAGATGACCTGGACGGAAACTCGGAGCACGTCGCTAAGGTGCGGCAATATGCCGAGGAAACCAATGCCTCGGTCGTCACCATTTGCGGAACCATCGAAGCCGAATTGGCCCAGCTTTCCGAAGAAGATCGTCAGGAAATGCTCGACGGTCTTGGGATCGAAGAGCCCGCGCTGCACGTTCTGATTCGCGCTACATACTCGTTGTTGGGGCTTCGCAGCTTCTTCACTGCAGGCGTGCAAGAGATTCGCGCCTGGACCATCTACGAAGGCTACACAGCGCCTCAGGCTGCAGGTGTGATCCACACGGACTTCGAGAAACGGTTTATTCGCGCAGAAGTCTTCACCCTGGAAGATTTGGAGCAGTACGGCTCGGAAGCCGGCATTAAAGCCGCCGGTAAGTTGCGTCTGGAAGGTAAGGAGTACATGGTGAAAGACGGAGATATCATGCATTTCCGTCATAACGCCTGA
- a CDS encoding ATP-binding protein: protein MAKNDTQELLSAKIETPPHGARLDVLIMIVGAGWVLFTLLHLMKGRMIHSAIDLGVLALTGILWVIVRQVEEAHHRWLAHVNLGISITGLVVVSLLSGQGDAMALWYMAAAPLLAVFQSGARAAVLWAILVSIALAGIHLSGDYFYLAPEYVSSGQELLFGQMFLVGLVLGFAIASFRTTKHYIARIQHHEELMREKAIALRRNATELERARDQAVRASNIKSQFLANVSHEIKTPLNGVLGMVSVLFATPLTPEQHQILRTIDKSGKSLLSIINDLLDFSKLEAGGVQIETVAFDLRECIEDVLDLFSGPSYEKGLDLGYTMKEDVPTRVMGDVTRFRQILLNLVNNGVKFTERGEVRVEVSMLEEQILVSVIDTGIGIDEAHQHKLFASFSQVDASTTRKYGGTGLGLAISKRIAELMGGKIWVESKLGEGAAFRFTSNVQALDPAIAADVSGWDLDWLDPAADHLTLFEKQILLVASPGISRDTLISFAMQWGMDVFLVLDPVRIRHTLELEPGLAMAVFFAEDYRPEHLEAVREHRPNLPIVLVGTLADPQSVASETGFQGTIYRPLRYRQVVHTFEGLLGGQASTVPKVPRSLNPFDGEFARRIPMRVLVAEDNLVNQKVAEAMLRGLGYDPHIVATGAQALELNTETEFDVILMDMHMPEVDGLEATRRIRQKSGTSRPWIVALTASSLEEQRQQCLDAGMNDFIGKPIEIESLIGALERYGKARGITTSNDMVSALERDEEPLMRLKEVFAKQPDKYNELIKDHIENGRELIGQIDDTLHQENWGGLEVAAHSLKGSASLFGSTRVSELAQRLEVSAKNKGTGDASKLFEALVQAWAKSEIGLQSEIERNRTTVSPSEASHS, encoded by the coding sequence ATGGCCAAGAACGACACACAAGAACTCCTTTCCGCCAAGATCGAGACCCCGCCTCATGGGGCTCGGCTCGACGTGCTCATCATGATTGTGGGGGCAGGTTGGGTGCTCTTCACGCTGCTTCATCTGATGAAGGGGCGAATGATTCATTCGGCGATCGACCTCGGCGTTCTGGCTTTGACCGGGATTCTCTGGGTAATCGTTCGACAAGTTGAGGAGGCGCATCACCGTTGGCTTGCGCACGTCAATCTGGGCATCTCGATCACAGGACTTGTGGTGGTCTCGCTCCTTTCGGGGCAGGGAGATGCCATGGCCCTTTGGTATATGGCCGCAGCGCCACTGCTCGCCGTGTTCCAGAGTGGTGCTCGAGCAGCTGTGCTCTGGGCGATTCTCGTGAGCATCGCGCTCGCGGGGATTCATCTCTCCGGCGACTATTTCTACCTTGCGCCTGAGTACGTCTCATCGGGCCAAGAGCTACTCTTCGGGCAGATGTTCCTCGTTGGGTTGGTCCTTGGATTCGCCATCGCATCGTTTCGCACCACGAAACACTATATTGCCCGCATTCAACATCACGAAGAGCTGATGCGTGAAAAGGCGATTGCCTTGCGCCGAAACGCCACCGAACTCGAGCGTGCCCGCGACCAGGCTGTTCGAGCCTCAAATATCAAGAGTCAGTTCCTCGCGAACGTCTCGCACGAGATTAAGACCCCGCTAAACGGCGTGTTGGGTATGGTGTCCGTGCTATTCGCCACGCCGCTTACGCCCGAACAGCATCAGATCCTGCGGACCATCGATAAGTCGGGAAAGTCGCTCCTGAGTATTATCAACGACTTGCTTGATTTCTCGAAACTTGAGGCCGGCGGGGTGCAAATCGAAACCGTGGCTTTTGATCTTCGAGAGTGTATCGAAGACGTGCTCGATCTTTTCAGCGGCCCAAGTTACGAAAAAGGTCTCGACCTCGGCTACACCATGAAGGAGGACGTTCCGACCCGCGTGATGGGAGACGTGACGCGGTTTAGGCAAATCCTGCTCAACCTTGTCAACAACGGCGTTAAATTCACCGAGAGAGGTGAGGTGCGGGTTGAAGTATCGATGTTGGAGGAGCAGATACTGGTTTCTGTGATCGACACGGGCATAGGCATTGATGAGGCCCATCAGCATAAGCTCTTTGCAAGCTTTTCTCAGGTGGACGCATCGACCACGCGCAAATACGGCGGAACGGGTCTAGGACTCGCGATTTCCAAGAGAATCGCTGAGCTCATGGGCGGCAAAATTTGGGTCGAGAGTAAGCTCGGTGAAGGAGCCGCGTTTCGCTTCACGTCCAATGTGCAGGCCCTCGATCCGGCTATCGCAGCAGACGTTTCAGGCTGGGATCTTGACTGGCTGGACCCGGCCGCCGACCACCTAACACTCTTCGAAAAGCAGATTCTACTGGTGGCTTCACCAGGAATCTCTCGAGACACCCTGATCTCATTCGCGATGCAGTGGGGCATGGATGTTTTCCTCGTGCTCGACCCGGTGAGAATTCGTCACACCTTGGAATTGGAGCCAGGCTTGGCGATGGCTGTATTCTTTGCCGAAGACTACAGACCCGAACATCTGGAGGCGGTGCGAGAACACCGGCCGAATCTGCCTATTGTTTTGGTTGGAACGCTGGCTGATCCGCAGTCGGTGGCAAGCGAAACGGGTTTCCAGGGCACCATCTACAGGCCTTTGCGTTATCGGCAGGTCGTGCACACTTTCGAGGGGTTGCTCGGAGGACAGGCCTCCACCGTTCCCAAAGTTCCTCGCTCCCTCAATCCGTTTGACGGCGAGTTCGCTCGTCGCATTCCTATGCGGGTCTTGGTGGCAGAAGATAATCTGGTCAATCAAAAGGTCGCCGAGGCCATGCTGCGCGGCCTTGGGTACGACCCACACATTGTGGCCACGGGCGCCCAGGCGCTGGAATTGAACACCGAGACCGAGTTTGATGTGATCCTCATGGACATGCACATGCCAGAAGTTGATGGGCTCGAAGCCACGCGAAGAATCCGTCAAAAGTCCGGGACCAGTAGGCCATGGATCGTAGCGCTGACGGCAAGCTCGTTGGAGGAGCAGCGCCAGCAGTGCCTGGACGCTGGGATGAACGATTTTATCGGGAAGCCCATTGAGATTGAAAGCTTGATCGGCGCGCTTGAGCGATACGGAAAGGCGCGCGGAATCACCACCTCGAACGATATGGTTTCCGCTCTGGAGCGAGACGAGGAGCCCTTAATGCGCCTCAAAGAGGTGTTTGCCAAACAACCCGATAAGTATAACGAACTGATTAAAGACCATATTGAGAATGGACGTGAGCTGATCGGTCAGATCGACGATACCCTGCATCAAGAGAATTGGGGCGGGCTTGAGGTAGCCGCTCATTCGCTAAAGGGGTCCGCTTCGCTCTTTGGGTCTACAAGGGTCAGTGAGCTCGCACAGCGCCTCGAGGTAAGCGCAAAGAATAAAGGAACAGGGGATGCGTCTAAGTTGTTTGAGGCGCTTGTTCAGGCGTGGGCGAAGAGTGAAATCGGGCTTCAATCCGAAATAGAACGAAACCGAACCACTGTTTCACCATCAGAAGCAAGCCATAGTTGA